The proteins below are encoded in one region of Clostridia bacterium:
- a CDS encoding GntR family transcriptional regulator: MIPFRLDFRPGVSLYEQVVYAAKRAIISGQLRPGDPFPSVRLLSKELKINPNTAHKVVTHLIADGLLEALPGIGTVVARPPAASAA, translated from the coding sequence GTGATTCCCTTCCGGCTTGATTTCCGGCCTGGTGTTTCGCTTTACGAGCAGGTGGTTTACGCCGCCAAACGGGCCATCATTTCCGGCCAGTTGCGCCCGGGCGACCCGTTTCCCTCGGTGCGCCTGCTCAGCAAAGAACTGAAGATCAACCCCAACACGGCGCACAAAGTGGTCACGCACCTGATTGCCGACGGGCTGCTCGAAGCGCTACCCGGGATCGGCACCGTGGTGGCCAGGCCGCCGGCTGCCAGTGCGGC